From Musa acuminata AAA Group cultivar baxijiao chromosome BXJ3-8, Cavendish_Baxijiao_AAA, whole genome shotgun sequence, one genomic window encodes:
- the LOC103972880 gene encoding PHD finger protein ALFIN-LIKE 9 isoform X3, which produces MDRGLTASEEDLVEYVFHDIKARRAGILKALTADFEDFHQQCDPAKENLCLYGFPDEHWEVNLPADEVPPEIPEPVLGINFARDGTNKKDWLSLVAIHSDAWLNALASYFGGRFQFDRTQSTDMWILGTYLCRRRICRQHSWTCVLRPSATSLSSDRPFFLTFCCCFARTRISGFWFDLWVWSQISDPSPFRVLICQGFFSSALGHPGI; this is translated from the exons ATGGACCGTGGATTGACCGCCAGCGAAGAGGACTTGGTGGAATACGTCTTCCACGACATCAAGGCCCGGCGAGCCGGCATCCTCAAGGCCCTCACCGCCG ATTTTGAGGATTTCCACCAACAATGCGATCCTG CAAAGGAAAATCTGTGTCTTTATGGATTTCCTGACGAACACTGGGAGGTTAATTTACCTGCAGATGAAGTTCCTCCAGAGATTCCAGAGCCTGTATTGGGTATTAACTTTGCAAGAGATGGAACGAACAAGAAGGACTGGTTATCTTTGGTTGCTATACACAGTGACGCATGGTTAAATGCCTTAGCATCTTATTTCGGTGGGAGGTTTCAGTTTGATAGAACACAAAG CACCGACATGTGGATTTTGGGGACATACCTGTGTCGGAGACGGATATGTCGCCAACACAGCTGGACATGTGTCCTCAGGCCCTCGGCGACCTCGCTGTCATCCGACAGacccttcttcctcaccttctgctGCTGTTTCGCAAG GACCCGGATTTCTGGTTTCTGGTTCGATCTTTGGGTTTGGTCTCAGATTTCCGACCCTTCTCCTTTTCGAGTCTTGATTTGTCAGGGTTTTTTCTCAAGTGCTCTTGGTCATCCTGGAATTTGA
- the LOC103972880 gene encoding PHD finger protein ALFIN-LIKE 3 isoform X2: protein MDRGLTASEEDLVEYVFHDIKARRAGILKALTADFEDFHQQCDPAKENLCLYGFPDEHWEVNLPADEVPPEIPEPVLGINFARDGTNKKDWLSLVAIHSDAWLNALASYFGGRFQFDRTQRKHLSVMIADLPTLCEVVSEMNLQRVSGSKHSSNKSKSNSKLRASSEHQAKKSKSKHIKEEVEDLNGNDNNDDEDKHLCASCGGNDSVGDYFWICCDACEKWYHGKCVRVTPAKAKHIKNYCCPRCSHSKRRIS from the exons ATGGACCGTGGATTGACCGCCAGCGAAGAGGACTTGGTGGAATACGTCTTCCACGACATCAAGGCCCGGCGAGCCGGCATCCTCAAGGCCCTCACCGCCG ATTTTGAGGATTTCCACCAACAATGCGATCCTG CAAAGGAAAATCTGTGTCTTTATGGATTTCCTGACGAACACTGGGAGGTTAATTTACCTGCAGATGAAGTTCCTCCAGAGATTCCAGAGCCTGTATTGGGTATTAACTTTGCAAGAGATGGAACGAACAAGAAGGACTGGTTATCTTTGGTTGCTATACACAGTGACGCATGGTTAAATGCCTTAGCATCTTATTTCGGTGGGAGGTTTCAGTTTGATAGAACACAAAG GAAACACCTCTCAGTTATGATAGCTGATCTTCCTACCTTATGTGAAGTAGTAAGTGAAATGAATCTACAGAGGGTCTCTGGTTCTAAACACAGCAGTAATAAATCGAAGTCAAATTCCAAATTG AGGGCATCATCAGAGCATCAGGCTAAGAAATCAAAATCAAAGCATATCAAGGAAGAGGTTGAAGACCTAAATGGCAACGACAACAATGACGACGAGGACAAACATCTTTGTGCCTCATGTGGAGGGAATGACTCTGTAGGAGATTACTTCTGGATCTGCTGTGATGCTTGTGAGAAGTGGTACCATGGGAAGTGTGTGCGGGTCACCCCGGCAAAGGCCAAGCACATCAAGAACTACTGTTGTCCGAGGTGCAGCCACAGCAAGAGGCGCATCTCATAA
- the LOC103972880 gene encoding PHD finger protein ALFIN-LIKE 3 isoform X1, whose product MDRGLTASEEDLVEYVFHDIKARRAGILKALTADFEDFHQQCDPAKENLCLYGFPDEHWEVNLPADEVPPEIPEPVLGINFARDGTNKKDWLSLVAIHSDAWLNALASYFGGRFQFDRTQSTDMWILGTYLCRRRICRQHSWTCVLRPSATSLSSDRPFFLTFCCCFARKHLSVMIADLPTLCEVVSEMNLQRVSGSKHSSNKSKSNSKLRASSEHQAKKSKSKHIKEEVEDLNGNDNNDDEDKHLCASCGGNDSVGDYFWICCDACEKWYHGKCVRVTPAKAKHIKNYCCPRCSHSKRRIS is encoded by the exons ATGGACCGTGGATTGACCGCCAGCGAAGAGGACTTGGTGGAATACGTCTTCCACGACATCAAGGCCCGGCGAGCCGGCATCCTCAAGGCCCTCACCGCCG ATTTTGAGGATTTCCACCAACAATGCGATCCTG CAAAGGAAAATCTGTGTCTTTATGGATTTCCTGACGAACACTGGGAGGTTAATTTACCTGCAGATGAAGTTCCTCCAGAGATTCCAGAGCCTGTATTGGGTATTAACTTTGCAAGAGATGGAACGAACAAGAAGGACTGGTTATCTTTGGTTGCTATACACAGTGACGCATGGTTAAATGCCTTAGCATCTTATTTCGGTGGGAGGTTTCAGTTTGATAGAACACAAAG CACCGACATGTGGATTTTGGGGACATACCTGTGTCGGAGACGGATATGTCGCCAACACAGCTGGACATGTGTCCTCAGGCCCTCGGCGACCTCGCTGTCATCCGACAGacccttcttcctcaccttctgctGCTGTTTCGCAAG GAAACACCTCTCAGTTATGATAGCTGATCTTCCTACCTTATGTGAAGTAGTAAGTGAAATGAATCTACAGAGGGTCTCTGGTTCTAAACACAGCAGTAATAAATCGAAGTCAAATTCCAAATTG AGGGCATCATCAGAGCATCAGGCTAAGAAATCAAAATCAAAGCATATCAAGGAAGAGGTTGAAGACCTAAATGGCAACGACAACAATGACGACGAGGACAAACATCTTTGTGCCTCATGTGGAGGGAATGACTCTGTAGGAGATTACTTCTGGATCTGCTGTGATGCTTGTGAGAAGTGGTACCATGGGAAGTGTGTGCGGGTCACCCCGGCAAAGGCCAAGCACATCAAGAACTACTGTTGTCCGAGGTGCAGCCACAGCAAGAGGCGCATCTCATAA